The proteins below come from a single Agrobacterium vitis genomic window:
- a CDS encoding transporter substrate-binding domain-containing protein, which yields MHRRTLLALGLSLATFAAVLPAHADALGDITKRGTLKVAVPQDFPPFGSVGTDMQPVGYDIDTAALIAKKLGVKLELVPVTSANRIPYLQTNKVDLVISSLGKNPDREKVVDFSTAYAPFYNGVFAPADTAIKSAADLSGKSVGVTRGAVEDLELTKVAPSDAVIKRYEDNNGTISAFLSGQVDAVATGNVVAAAILAKNPPKRPEPKFLIKNSPCFIGFNKNEPALAEKINTIIAEAKADGSLSKISEKWLGAPLPADL from the coding sequence ATGCATCGTCGTACCCTGCTTGCCCTTGGCCTTTCCCTTGCCACCTTTGCCGCCGTCCTGCCGGCCCATGCCGATGCGCTGGGCGACATTACCAAGCGGGGTACGCTAAAAGTGGCGGTGCCGCAGGACTTTCCGCCATTTGGCAGCGTCGGCACCGATATGCAGCCCGTCGGATATGACATCGATACCGCAGCGCTGATTGCCAAGAAATTGGGCGTCAAGCTGGAACTGGTGCCGGTCACCAGCGCCAACCGCATTCCCTATTTGCAGACCAACAAGGTTGATCTGGTCATTTCAAGCCTCGGCAAGAATCCAGACCGTGAAAAGGTCGTGGACTTCTCCACCGCCTATGCGCCTTTCTATAATGGCGTGTTTGCGCCCGCAGATACCGCCATCAAGTCCGCCGCCGATCTGTCGGGCAAGTCGGTCGGCGTTACCCGTGGCGCGGTCGAGGATCTGGAATTGACCAAGGTTGCGCCGTCCGACGCTGTCATCAAGCGCTACGAGGACAATAACGGCACGATTTCCGCCTTCCTCTCCGGTCAGGTCGATGCGGTTGCCACCGGCAATGTCGTCGCTGCCGCTATCCTCGCCAAGAACCCGCCGAAGCGTCCGGAGCCAAAGTTCCTGATCAAGAACTCGCCCTGCTTCATCGGCTTCAACAAGAACGAACCGGCGCTGGCGGAAAAGATCAATACCATTATCGCCGAGGCCAAGGCCGATGGCTCGCTGAGCAAGATTTCCGAAAAATGGCTGGGCGCACCGCTTCCCGCCGATCTGTAA
- a CDS encoding amino acid ABC transporter permease, translated as MHYIFDFSWFGEYYPIILKGVGVTVELTLVGGVVGIAFGIACAWARALGPKWIKPPVAAYVELIRNTPFLIQLFFIFFGLPSTGLKLSEMEAANLAMIINLGAYSCEIIRAGIEATPKGQFEAGTALALRPLQTFRLIILVPALQRIWPALSSQLVIVMLGSAVVSQIAAEDLTFAANFIQSRTFRAFEAYMISTALYLLLAIGLRQLLALLGRQIFPKGATR; from the coding sequence ATGCATTATATTTTCGATTTCAGCTGGTTTGGCGAATATTACCCGATCATCCTCAAAGGGGTCGGGGTGACGGTCGAACTGACACTGGTCGGTGGCGTGGTCGGCATTGCCTTCGGCATCGCCTGCGCCTGGGCGCGGGCCTTGGGACCGAAATGGATCAAGCCACCAGTTGCCGCCTATGTGGAACTGATCCGCAATACGCCCTTCCTGATCCAGCTGTTCTTCATCTTTTTCGGCCTGCCCTCGACCGGGCTGAAGCTCTCCGAGATGGAAGCCGCCAATCTGGCGATGATCATCAATCTCGGCGCCTATAGCTGCGAGATCATCCGAGCCGGGATCGAGGCAACCCCAAAAGGCCAGTTCGAGGCCGGAACTGCGCTGGCGCTTCGCCCGCTGCAAACCTTCCGGCTGATCATTCTGGTTCCGGCTCTGCAACGAATCTGGCCGGCGCTATCGTCTCAATTGGTCATCGTCATGCTCGGTTCCGCCGTCGTGTCCCAGATTGCCGCCGAAGACCTGACCTTTGCCGCCAATTTCATCCAGTCGCGCACCTTCCGCGCCTTTGAAGCCTATATGATCTCCACTGCTCTCTATCTGTTGCTGGCCATCGGCCTTCGACAATTGCTGGCGCTGCTTGGACGGCAGATCTTCCCGAAAGGGGCGACACGATGA
- a CDS encoding amino acid ABC transporter permease produces MIEFTLWDIARNLLLAVRWTLVLSLVSFICGGALGLALLMLRIAKQRMSRIFARGFIEFFQGTPLLMQLFIAFFGLGLFGIDVPAWLAAGVALTCWTAAFLTEIWRGCVEAVPKGQWEAGTSLALTYRQQMRLIILPQAMRIAIAPTAGFSVQVVKGTALTSIIGFVELSKAGTIVTNATFQPFTVYGLVALFYFAICYPLSRYSKYLERRFGAAPVGH; encoded by the coding sequence ATGATTGAGTTCACCCTCTGGGATATCGCTCGCAATCTGCTGCTGGCAGTCCGCTGGACCCTGGTTCTTTCCCTGGTTTCCTTCATCTGTGGCGGAGCGCTTGGATTGGCGCTGCTGATGCTGCGGATTGCCAAACAGCGCATGTCCCGGATCTTCGCGCGCGGCTTCATCGAGTTTTTCCAAGGCACGCCGCTGTTGATGCAGTTGTTCATCGCGTTTTTCGGTCTCGGCCTGTTCGGCATCGACGTTCCCGCCTGGCTCGCTGCCGGTGTGGCACTGACTTGCTGGACCGCCGCTTTCCTGACTGAAATCTGGCGCGGCTGCGTCGAAGCCGTGCCAAAAGGCCAGTGGGAAGCCGGCACCAGCCTGGCCCTCACCTATCGTCAGCAGATGCGGCTGATCATCCTGCCGCAGGCCATGCGGATCGCCATTGCCCCGACCGCCGGTTTTTCGGTGCAGGTGGTCAAAGGCACGGCCCTGACCTCGATCATCGGCTTTGTCGAGTTGTCGAAGGCCGGAACCATCGTCACCAACGCAACCTTCCAACCCTTCACCGTTTATGGATTGGTCGCGCTGTTCTATTTCGCCATCTGCTACCCACTGTCGCGCTACTCAAAATATCTGGAACGCCGGTTCGGCGCGGCACCGGTCGGGCATTGA
- a CDS encoding AraC family transcriptional regulator — translation MHMLSSRPASLYQPLIREQTRFWRDARFGGMKCMSATFITHRFSPHAHEHFGIGAMETGQKIATIRGCRQVCGPGDLYLINPEEIHDGSPAGGVYRYRMIYPSVAMVCDVLQESSKRPSWGTPSFRQQIVTDPALAQAFNRMHRQIEQADGMLGAEEGMLDILTALFTRHGAVAPASSAARPDTAMARVRDYLHANFAEDIGLDHLAGLVGFSRAHLIRSFRATYHITPHAYLTLRRIREAESMLAKDATPADVAFACGFADQAHFTRNFKARMGMTPAQFRRG, via the coding sequence ATGCACATGCTTTCATCTCGCCCCGCTAGTTTATATCAACCTCTCATTCGTGAGCAGACCCGCTTCTGGCGAGATGCTCGGTTTGGCGGCATGAAATGTATGAGTGCGACCTTTATCACCCATCGGTTTTCCCCGCATGCCCATGAGCATTTTGGCATCGGTGCCATGGAGACGGGGCAGAAAATCGCCACGATCAGGGGATGCAGACAAGTCTGCGGACCGGGCGATCTATACCTGATCAATCCGGAGGAGATCCACGATGGCAGTCCTGCGGGTGGGGTCTATCGCTATCGGATGATCTATCCGTCGGTCGCCATGGTGTGCGACGTTCTGCAAGAGTCCAGCAAGAGACCGTCGTGGGGAACGCCGTCCTTTCGCCAGCAGATCGTCACGGATCCGGCCTTGGCGCAGGCCTTTAACCGGATGCACAGGCAAATAGAGCAGGCAGATGGAATGCTCGGTGCCGAAGAGGGGATGCTGGACATACTCACCGCTCTTTTCACTCGCCATGGCGCTGTTGCGCCTGCCTCCTCTGCTGCTCGCCCCGACACGGCGATGGCGAGGGTTCGAGACTATCTCCATGCTAATTTTGCCGAGGATATCGGCCTTGACCATCTGGCGGGACTGGTCGGATTTAGCCGCGCGCATTTGATCCGCAGCTTTCGTGCCACCTATCATATTACGCCCCACGCCTATCTGACACTTCGGCGTATTCGAGAAGCGGAGTCCATGCTGGCCAAGGACGCTACGCCTGCGGACGTCGCTTTTGCCTGCGGCTTTGCCGATCAGGCGCATTTTACCCGCAATTTCAAGGCGCGGATGGGCATGACCCCGGCGCAATTTCGCCGGGGATAG